One window from the genome of Pseudalkalibacillus hwajinpoensis encodes:
- the fliS gene encoding flagellar export chaperone FliS has translation MAMKNPYQTYQNNAVATASPQELTLMLYNGCIKFIRLSSIAMEKGDMEAKNTNIIKAQNILYELRSSLNMEMELSQTMDSLYEYMISQLVTANIQNDSSILKEVESLAEEFRNTWKQAMEQAKK, from the coding sequence ATGGCTATGAAAAATCCATATCAAACATATCAAAATAATGCGGTCGCAACGGCATCACCTCAGGAATTAACGTTAATGCTTTATAACGGATGTATTAAATTTATTCGCCTGTCCTCTATTGCGATGGAAAAAGGCGATATGGAAGCGAAGAATACCAATATTATTAAAGCACAAAACATCCTATATGAATTGCGTTCATCATTAAATATGGAGATGGAGCTCTCCCAAACGATGGATTCTCTCTATGAATATATGATTTCGCAGCTTGTGACGGCGAATATTCAAAATGATTCTAGCATTTTAAAGGAAGTCGAAAGCTTAGCTGAAGAGTTTCGAAATACGTGGAAGCAAGCAATGGAACAGGCAAAGAAGTAA
- the motA gene encoding flagellar motor stator protein MotA — MEKTSLFGVLLGFFVLVGGLILKGANPAALLNPAALVIIFVGTAAALLIAFPFNEIKKFPTLLKIIFSNQKLLTEKELIPMFREWATVARREGLLSLENNLEGIDDDFLKGGFQMVIDGHSHEAIEEILVEDIEAMKERHRMGAGIFTQAGTYAPTLGVLGAVVGLVAALSHLGDMELLGKSIAAAFIATLFGIFTGYVLWHPFANKLKRKSQAEARIKMIMLEGLLAVQAGASPRMVEDKLLVYLPSKERNLVDEKKESQSEVGEGVGADA; from the coding sequence ATGGAAAAAACATCTCTGTTCGGCGTCCTCCTCGGTTTCTTCGTCTTAGTTGGCGGATTAATTCTAAAGGGAGCGAATCCGGCTGCTCTATTAAATCCCGCTGCCCTCGTTATCATTTTTGTTGGGACAGCGGCAGCACTACTCATCGCGTTTCCTTTTAACGAGATTAAGAAATTCCCAACATTATTAAAAATTATTTTTTCCAATCAAAAACTCCTAACTGAAAAAGAGCTAATTCCGATGTTTCGTGAATGGGCGACGGTCGCTCGTCGTGAAGGGCTCCTTTCCCTTGAGAATAATCTTGAAGGTATTGATGATGATTTTCTAAAAGGTGGATTCCAAATGGTGATTGACGGCCATTCTCATGAAGCGATTGAAGAAATTCTGGTAGAAGATATTGAGGCAATGAAAGAACGTCATCGTATGGGGGCGGGGATTTTCACACAGGCTGGAACTTATGCTCCAACCCTCGGTGTTCTTGGAGCGGTTGTTGGGCTTGTCGCAGCACTCAGTCACCTTGGTGATATGGAGCTGCTTGGAAAATCGATTGCAGCAGCGTTTATCGCTACGCTTTTTGGGATTTTCACAGGCTACGTTCTTTGGCATCCATTTGCGAATAAGCTGAAGCGAAAATCACAAGCCGAAGCTCGCATTAAGATGATTATGCTTGAAGGACTTTTGGCTGTTCAAGCTGGAGCTTCTCCTCGTATGGTAGAAGATAAGCTGCTTGTCTATCTCCCTAGTAAAGAGCGGAATTTAGTGGACGAAAAGAAAGAAAGTCAATCAGAAGTAGGCGAAGGAGTAGGCGCTGATGCGTAA
- the motB gene encoding flagellar motor protein MotB: MMRKKRHEEHEDHVDESWLIPYADMLTLLLALFIVLFAASTVDVKKYEAITQSFQEVLNGGTGILEGEPAMLDPEDGSFVGMTDEPEKDEPKDGDAEEKAIEQDQNKLQKLQGRIDEYIADQDLDSYLKTKLTEEGLLITIKEAALFQSGKAVLTGDAKPLAKQISDLLVTDPPRRITVTGHTDDRPIKTSQYPSNWHLSSERALNFMTELLNNKKLDPKLFSFTGYGEYRPVDSNKTEEGRAKNRRVEVLILPYNVEN, encoded by the coding sequence CTGATGCGTAAGAAGAGACATGAAGAGCATGAAGATCACGTCGACGAAAGCTGGCTCATTCCATACGCCGATATGTTAACACTTCTGCTTGCGCTCTTTATTGTACTCTTTGCGGCAAGTACGGTTGATGTGAAAAAGTATGAAGCCATTACACAATCTTTTCAGGAAGTCCTAAATGGCGGAACGGGTATTTTAGAGGGCGAACCTGCAATGCTGGATCCAGAAGATGGCTCATTTGTTGGTATGACGGATGAGCCGGAAAAAGATGAGCCAAAAGATGGCGATGCGGAAGAAAAAGCGATCGAACAGGATCAAAACAAACTTCAGAAATTACAGGGCCGTATTGATGAGTATATCGCCGATCAAGATCTCGATTCCTATTTGAAAACGAAGTTAACAGAGGAAGGTCTTTTGATTACGATAAAAGAAGCGGCACTTTTTCAAAGCGGAAAAGCTGTATTAACGGGAGATGCGAAACCACTGGCCAAGCAAATCTCGGATCTTCTCGTTACGGATCCACCACGTCGCATTACGGTAACTGGTCATACAGATGATCGTCCAATTAAAACATCGCAATATCCATCGAACTGGCACTTAAGTTCGGAGCGTGCATTGAATTTTATGACAGAGCTATTGAATAATAAAAAGCTAGATCCAAAGCTATTTAGTTTTACAGGATACGGAGAATATCGCCCAGTCGATTCAAACA